The region TCTTCCTTTGTAATGCCCACAATTTGGACATATCCTGTAAGGTATTATTAATTCACCACAATTGCTACATTTAGCGTATGTAGCACCCGTTATACGATGGTGGCTTCTTCTATTGTTGCGTCTAGATTTCGTGGTTCTTTTCTTTGGTACTGCCATTTTGCTACCTCTTTATCTATTTTTTATTATATTCCCTAGGGAGAAACTATTTTTATTGTTTTGATTACATGAGCAATCTTTAATATTTTTATTAACACCACAATACTCACATAGCCCTTTACAGTCTAAGCTGCACAGTTTTTTAATTGGCCTTAAAGATTCTGCTTCTTCTAGTAAAACTTTAACTAAATTTAAATTATTGTCTAGTAAAAGCCTTTCATCTAGCTCTTCATCAGATAATTTTATCTCTAATGTTTTTGTGACATA is a window of Deferribacterota bacterium DNA encoding:
- a CDS encoding DUF177 domain-containing protein — translated: MNIDLKKLPKNGKKVNLMFKECFNNKLFEISFINGFLHKTKNKYLLNGHLSFKVNEYCDRCLELYTNEVSDNINLSFVISPYVTKTLEIKLSDEELDERLLLDNNLNLVKVLLEEAESLRPIKKLCSLDCKGLCEYCGVNKNIKDCSCNQNNKNSFSLGNIIKNR
- the rpmF gene encoding 50S ribosomal protein L32 gives rise to the protein MAVPKKRTTKSRRNNRRSHHRITGATYAKCSNCGELIIPYRICPNCGHYKGREYIEKEEV